From Salvelinus namaycush isolate Seneca chromosome 2, SaNama_1.0, whole genome shotgun sequence, one genomic window encodes:
- the map1lc3c gene encoding microtubule-associated proteins 1A/1B light chain 3C: MMPPFEKPQHPKSFKQRKSFATRKQEVAGIRTKFPTKIPVIIERYQREKYLPPLDKTKFLVPQELSMTQFVTIIRNRMSLMQSQAFYLLINNSGLASMSLTMAQVYKDHKDDDGFLYMTYASQEMFGNCVEIHEELVPIAGNV, from the exons ATGATGCCGCCATTTGAGAAACCACAGCACCCCAAGTCCTTCAAGCAGAGAAAAAGCTTTG CCACGAGAAAACAGGAGGTCGCGGGGATCCGAACGAAGTTTCCAACTAAAATTCCT GTTATAATTGAAAGGTATCAACGGGAGAAGTACTTGCCGCCTCTTGATAAAACGAAATTCTTGGTCCCCCAAGAACTTTCCATGACTCAGTTTGTCACCATAATAAG AAATCGAATGTCGCTGATGCAGAGTCAAGCGTTCTACCTGCTCATCAATAATAGTGGCCTGGCCAGCATGTCTCTTACCATGGCGCAAGTCTACAAGGACCACAAAGATGACGATGGATTTCTCTACATGACATATGCTTCTCAAGAAATGTTTGGGAATTGTGTTGAAATCCATGAAGAGTTGGTGCCAATTGCTGGAAATGTTTGA